In a genomic window of Nostoc sp. UHCC 0870:
- a CDS encoding N-acetylmuramoyl-L-alanine amidase: MKYGIDIGHNSPPDTGARGIKFEDTLNVDVGNRVISKLQALGHEVITCNPTRSSSVRDSLSQRCNKANAARVEVFVSIHFNAFNGQANGTEVFAASDSGRRIAQPVLNEIVKLGFFNRGVKNGSHLFVLRNTNMPAILVECCFIDSQKDMNLFNAEATANAIVRGLTGKLPSVPVNSVPDEEQNIDTSVMRLQKALNRLKITDRNGKALVENNQLNTETKYAVEKFQGIVGIEKTGIVGETTWSIINQILAKRIIRPNHAGGPVVRYIQHRVGVDADGIFGPQTEAAIKRFQRQNGLLADGIIGPASWQKLIG; encoded by the coding sequence ATGAAATATGGCATTGATATCGGGCATAATTCCCCACCAGATACTGGAGCTAGAGGGATAAAGTTTGAAGATACTTTAAATGTAGATGTTGGTAATAGAGTTATATCTAAGTTACAAGCTTTAGGGCATGAAGTTATAACTTGTAATCCCACTCGCTCAAGTTCAGTTAGAGACTCACTTTCACAAAGATGCAACAAAGCTAATGCTGCTAGAGTCGAAGTCTTTGTCTCAATCCATTTTAATGCTTTTAACGGGCAAGCTAACGGGACAGAAGTATTTGCCGCTAGTGATTCAGGTAGAAGAATTGCTCAACCTGTATTAAATGAAATTGTTAAATTAGGATTTTTTAACCGTGGGGTTAAGAATGGTTCTCACTTATTTGTCTTGCGAAATACAAATATGCCGGCAATTCTTGTAGAATGTTGCTTCATAGATTCACAAAAAGATATGAATCTGTTCAATGCTGAAGCAACAGCCAATGCAATTGTTAGAGGGTTGACAGGTAAACTACCTAGTGTTCCCGTAAATTCTGTTCCCGATGAAGAACAGAATATAGATACTAGTGTAATGAGGCTGCAAAAGGCTTTAAATCGGCTCAAGATTACCGATAGAAATGGCAAAGCACTAGTTGAGAATAATCAACTCAACACAGAAACAAAATATGCTGTAGAAAAATTTCAAGGCATTGTTGGTATTGAAAAAACAGGAATCGTAGGCGAAACTACTTGGAGCATCATTAATCAAATTTTAGCCAAACGCATCATCAGACCTAATCACGCTGGTGGCCCAGTAGTTAGATATATACAACATCGAGTAGGTGTAGATGCTGACGGTATTTTCGGACCGCAAACAGAAGCAGCAATTAAGAGATTTCAAAGACAAAATGGGTTACTTGCTGATGGAATAATTGGGCCAGCGAGTTGGCAAAAATTAATTGGTTAG
- a CDS encoding CHAD domain-containing protein, whose amino-acid sequence MQLATESTVKTLGNYAYQAIEKHVNKTLKWEKPVKKDEDPEALHQMRVGMRRLRTAISRFDIILNLPKPVSEKNVGKIARRLGNLRDLDVLKQSLETIYQPNLPPKEQKSLQTAFHALAKQREDAVAKTLTTLKDESYKSLKQSLQDWLEKPTYKPLASLPIQQVLPDLLLPELSQFLLHPGFLVGTETVDSEVKIHSKWTTEEIEKTLTNKGEAIHDLRKQAKRLRYQMELFTELYGESYAAYIADIKTIQDILGNIQDSVVMGEWLMDVFKSDIKTKLPKFTSLLTANRYQWWQEWQPLQERYLQAENRHNFHLTILHPLGN is encoded by the coding sequence ATGCAATTAGCTACAGAATCTACAGTAAAAACTCTAGGAAACTACGCTTATCAGGCTATTGAAAAACACGTTAATAAAACATTGAAATGGGAAAAGCCTGTTAAGAAAGATGAAGATCCAGAAGCACTACACCAAATGCGAGTAGGGATGCGTCGTCTACGCACAGCCATTAGTAGATTTGACATAATATTAAATTTACCTAAGCCAGTTAGTGAGAAAAATGTCGGTAAAATTGCTCGTCGTCTTGGTAATCTACGCGACTTGGATGTATTAAAGCAAAGTTTAGAAACTATTTATCAACCAAACTTACCTCCCAAAGAACAAAAATCTCTACAAACCGCCTTTCATGCTTTAGCTAAACAGCGTGAAGATGCAGTAGCTAAAACTTTAACGACTTTGAAGGATGAATCTTATAAATCTTTAAAACAATCTTTGCAAGATTGGTTAGAGAAACCAACTTATAAACCCTTAGCATCTCTCCCAATTCAACAGGTGCTACCAGATTTACTATTACCTGAACTGAGTCAATTTTTGCTCCATCCTGGGTTTTTGGTAGGAACTGAAACTGTAGATTCTGAAGTGAAAATCCACAGTAAATGGACAACAGAAGAGATAGAAAAAACTTTAACAAATAAAGGCGAAGCTATTCACGATTTACGAAAACAAGCCAAGCGTTTACGCTACCAAATGGAATTATTTACTGAGTTATATGGCGAGTCTTACGCGGCTTATATTGCAGATATAAAAACCATCCAAGATATTTTGGGCAACATTCAAGATAGTGTAGTTATGGGTGAATGGCTGATGGATGTATTCAAGTCAGACATTAAGACCAAATTACCTAAATTCACTAGCTTGTTAACTGCTAACCGTTACCAGTGGTGGCAAGAATGGCAACCTTTACAGGAACGATATTTGCAAGCAGAAAATAGACATAACTTTCATCTGACAATCCTGCATCCCCTTGGAAATTAG
- a CDS encoding DUF3616 domain-containing protein yields the protein MTNSHFINQVLLTFQENFREHRKDLSAVILTQNKYLWFGSDETSTIERLSLVDQDKFAEHQQFRVAEFMSLPAPEDEEIDIEGLAYDDYYLWFVGSHSYKRKNTKSDNTDKKNISRLAKIESEPNRYMLGRIPLVDGQLLKSCQHPQNPNVQLKAAKLELTKYNNILMVALADDPHLGFFVKAAIPGKDNGFDIEGLAINKSRIFLGLRGPVLRGWAIILEIELESSQSGLLKLRKIGTDKKEYKKHFIWLNGLGIRDLCWDGEDLLILAGPTMDLDGVVQVYRLKNGVNLPENTLHNPDFVQEIPHGQRNNRAEGITMFSDISGVSSLLVVYDSPAPDRLVDESSIIADVFRLG from the coding sequence ATGACTAATTCACATTTCATTAATCAAGTTTTACTAACATTTCAGGAAAATTTTAGAGAACATAGAAAAGACCTTTCAGCAGTTATATTAACTCAAAACAAGTATTTATGGTTCGGTTCTGATGAAACATCAACAATTGAGAGATTATCTTTAGTTGATCAGGATAAGTTTGCCGAACATCAACAATTTCGCGTAGCAGAGTTTATGTCTTTACCTGCACCGGAAGATGAAGAAATTGATATTGAAGGTTTAGCCTATGATGATTATTATTTATGGTTTGTAGGTTCACACAGCTATAAACGTAAAAATACTAAATCCGATAATACTGATAAGAAAAATATTTCCAGGTTGGCTAAGATTGAGTCAGAACCTAACCGCTATATGTTAGGAAGAATCCCTTTAGTAGATGGACAATTACTTAAGTCTTGTCAACATCCACAAAATCCTAATGTGCAGTTAAAGGCGGCTAAATTAGAGTTAACTAAATATAATAATATATTGATGGTAGCTTTAGCAGATGATCCGCATCTAGGCTTTTTTGTGAAAGCGGCTATTCCGGGAAAAGATAATGGTTTTGATATCGAAGGTTTAGCCATCAATAAAAGTAGGATTTTTTTAGGGTTGCGTGGCCCTGTATTGCGTGGTTGGGCGATAATTTTAGAAATTGAGTTAGAAAGTTCTCAGTCTGGCTTATTAAAATTACGCAAAATTGGTACAGACAAAAAAGAATACAAAAAGCATTTTATTTGGTTGAATGGTTTGGGAATTAGAGATTTATGTTGGGATGGCGAAGACTTGTTAATTTTAGCCGGGCCGACTATGGATTTAGATGGAGTTGTACAAGTTTATCGGTTAAAAAATGGTGTGAATTTACCAGAAAATACGCTGCATAATCCAGATTTTGTCCAAGAAATTCCGCATGGACAGCGCAATAATCGTGCTGAAGGCATTACCATGTTTTCAGATATCTCTGGTGTGTCTTCCCTGCTAGTAGTTTATGACTCTCCAGCCCCAGATAGACTAGTAGATGAAAGTAGCATCATAGCAGACGTATTCAGACTTGGTTAG
- a CDS encoding NIL domain-containing protein, giving the protein MKKRVTLTFPKRAIQMPVTYVLAKEFNVAANIIRAQVAPNQIGKLVVELSGDIDQLDAAIEWMRSRHISVSSTLGEIVVDEDACVHCGLCTGVCPTEALSLHPETYKLTFTRSRCIVCEQCIPTCPVQAISTNL; this is encoded by the coding sequence GTGAAAAAACGAGTTACTCTCACCTTCCCCAAACGTGCGATACAAATGCCGGTGACTTATGTACTGGCGAAAGAGTTTAATGTTGCTGCCAATATTATCCGCGCCCAAGTTGCACCCAATCAAATTGGTAAACTAGTTGTAGAACTATCGGGAGATATTGATCAATTAGATGCAGCTATAGAGTGGATGCGATCGCGACATATCAGTGTTTCTTCTACCTTGGGGGAAATAGTCGTTGATGAGGATGCGTGTGTTCACTGTGGCTTGTGTACTGGGGTTTGTCCGACGGAAGCCTTGAGTCTGCATCCAGAAACCTATAAACTGACTTTTACGCGATCGCGTTGTATTGTCTGTGAGCAGTGTATTCCCACCTGTCCAGTTCAAGCAATCTCAACCAATCTCTAA
- a CDS encoding thioredoxin family protein, whose protein sequence is MTSNSPAKPETTAGTRLRNFLIAIVAIALSVALFLGLRTETNSASLVNLEEASIPLEVATTNGKPSIVEFYANWCTVCQKMAPDIAELEQQYTGKVNFVMLNVDNTKWLPEMLKYRVDGIPHFVFLNNTGESVAQAIGDQPHTVMASNLEALVTGSSLPYAQASGKVSQFSAPVTPTTSQDDPRSHGIQVIN, encoded by the coding sequence ATGACAAGTAATTCACCTGCAAAGCCGGAAACTACTGCTGGGACTAGATTGAGAAACTTTTTGATCGCTATAGTGGCGATCGCTCTCAGCGTTGCTTTATTCTTGGGATTACGAACTGAGACAAATTCTGCTTCTTTAGTCAACTTAGAAGAAGCATCTATACCCCTAGAAGTCGCTACCACTAACGGCAAGCCTTCTATTGTAGAGTTTTACGCTAATTGGTGTACTGTCTGCCAAAAAATGGCCCCTGATATCGCTGAACTAGAACAGCAGTATACTGGCAAAGTGAATTTTGTCATGCTGAACGTAGATAATACTAAGTGGTTGCCAGAGATGCTGAAATATCGAGTAGATGGTATTCCCCATTTTGTATTTCTAAATAATACTGGGGAAAGTGTAGCTCAGGCGATCGGTGATCAACCGCACACAGTCATGGCTAGCAACCTAGAAGCTTTGGTGACAGGTTCTTCCTTACCCTATGCTCAAGCTAGCGGTAAAGTATCCCAATTCTCAGCACCAGTTACACCCACCACTAGCCAAGATGATCCCCGTAGTCATGGGATTCAGGTAATTAATTAG
- a CDS encoding cytochrome b, whose protein sequence is MDLTPVLRKARVNSAFKQLMSVHWIMAACYLVLFTTGSGMARLSRGTPLRSELYDFHKSIGALVLALLTWRILVLLRVWWRKYTKNLPRFTPEWTRKFILHTLLYLLMFTVPVSGFFFSNSYQSNNVRFFGLTLPDMFPQNSSLVDLGRNIHFWIAYTFLALIILHTLQQWKVVKANWRRFQGFFMNKKLKTRGE, encoded by the coding sequence ATGGATTTAACGCCAGTATTGAGGAAAGCTAGAGTTAACTCTGCATTCAAGCAACTCATGTCTGTACATTGGATAATGGCCGCCTGTTATTTAGTTTTATTTACAACTGGTTCAGGTATGGCGCGTCTATCCCGTGGAACTCCCTTAAGATCCGAATTATATGATTTTCACAAATCAATCGGAGCGTTGGTATTAGCTTTATTGACTTGGCGGATTTTAGTTTTGTTGAGGGTATGGTGGCGAAAATACACTAAGAATTTGCCAAGGTTTACGCCTGAATGGACACGTAAATTTATACTGCATACTTTGCTCTATTTATTGATGTTTACAGTTCCAGTCAGTGGTTTCTTTTTTTCTAATTCTTATCAAAGTAATAATGTCCGCTTTTTTGGCTTGACGTTACCCGATATGTTTCCACAAAACTCTAGTTTAGTAGACTTAGGTAGAAACATTCATTTTTGGATAGCCTATACATTTTTGGCTTTGATTATTCTGCATACACTACAACAATGGAAAGTTGTAAAAGCAAACTGGCGGCGGTTTCAAGGCTTTTTTATGAATAAAAAGTTAAAGACAAGGGGTGAGTAG
- a CDS encoding DUF6737 family protein encodes MSEQQSLSPWKYKPWWCQPWSILLTGITIMSGSWLLFKIIWLTVIISIPVLVWMGFFVLIWPQLMLRSGVLESYQKE; translated from the coding sequence ATGTCTGAGCAACAATCTCTAAGTCCTTGGAAATATAAGCCTTGGTGGTGTCAACCTTGGTCAATATTACTAACTGGTATCACTATTATGAGTGGTAGCTGGTTACTTTTTAAGATTATTTGGCTGACAGTTATTATCTCTATACCTGTGTTAGTGTGGATGGGCTTTTTTGTGTTGATATGGCCACAATTAATGCTGCGTAGTGGTGTTTTAGAATCTTATCAGAAAGAGTAG
- a CDS encoding cytochrome P450 translates to MTVTQNLPDGPKIHYLRRLFKFITQPVEYVEDFAKVYGDNFTVWRRNKDNQIVYFSHPQALEQIFTADAKCFETGGGNGILRFLLGDNSVILLAGDRHQRQRQLLTPPFHGERMRAYGQAIQEITQQVTHDWEIGKPFNIRASMQEITMRVILRVVFGVDEGAMFQQLRETLTAVLDLIGSPLMSTAFFFDFMQKDLGAWSPWGRVVRLIQQIDQLIYALIAERRAESGANRQDILSLLISARYDDGQPMSDVELRDELMTMLVAGHETTASALTWAVYWLDQLPEVREKLLQELNTLGVNPEPSNIARLPYLTAVCQETLRIYPIVLGGFLRIVKSPIEVMGYQLTKGTLVVPSIYLAHHRETVYPQSKQFQPQRFLEKQFSPYEYLPFGGGNRRCIGLAFAQYEIKIALATILSQYQVSLVNKRPVRPVRRGLTLAAPARMRMIATPQVSQ, encoded by the coding sequence ATGACAGTAACTCAAAACTTACCCGACGGGCCAAAAATCCATTATTTACGCCGGCTGTTCAAGTTCATTACTCAGCCAGTGGAGTATGTGGAAGATTTTGCCAAGGTTTATGGTGATAACTTTACAGTCTGGAGACGGAATAAGGATAACCAAATTGTCTATTTCAGCCATCCTCAAGCATTAGAGCAGATTTTTACGGCTGATGCTAAATGTTTCGAGACTGGAGGGGGGAACGGCATTTTAAGGTTTTTATTGGGGGATAATTCTGTCATTTTACTGGCAGGCGATCGCCACCAGCGTCAACGACAATTATTAACGCCGCCTTTTCATGGTGAGAGAATGCGGGCTTACGGACAAGCGATTCAGGAGATAACACAACAAGTAACCCACGATTGGGAAATTGGCAAACCCTTTAATATCCGCGCCTCCATGCAAGAAATCACCATGCGCGTCATCTTGCGAGTAGTGTTTGGTGTAGATGAAGGGGCAATGTTCCAACAATTGCGGGAAACCCTCACTGCCGTATTAGACTTGATTGGCTCTCCTTTAATGTCTACCGCTTTCTTTTTTGATTTCATGCAAAAAGATTTAGGTGCATGGAGTCCTTGGGGGCGAGTAGTGCGCCTGATTCAACAAATCGACCAATTAATTTACGCTTTGATTGCAGAACGTCGGGCTGAGTCTGGAGCAAATCGCCAAGATATTCTTAGCTTACTAATCTCGGCTCGTTATGACGACGGACAGCCGATGTCAGATGTAGAATTACGTGATGAATTAATGACAATGTTGGTTGCAGGACATGAAACTACTGCTTCCGCATTGACTTGGGCTGTTTATTGGCTTGACCAATTGCCAGAAGTGCGTGAGAAATTATTACAGGAATTAAATACTCTCGGTGTTAACCCAGAACCGAGTAATATTGCACGCTTACCTTACCTAACAGCCGTCTGTCAAGAAACCCTGCGGATATACCCAATTGTTTTAGGTGGGTTTTTGCGGATTGTTAAATCACCAATTGAAGTTATGGGTTATCAACTGACCAAGGGAACGTTAGTAGTTCCCAGTATTTATTTAGCACACCACCGCGAAACAGTTTACCCACAGTCTAAACAATTTCAACCGCAACGCTTTTTAGAAAAGCAATTTTCCCCTTACGAATATTTGCCCTTTGGCGGTGGGAATCGTCGCTGTATAGGTTTAGCATTTGCCCAGTACGAAATTAAAATTGCCTTGGCGACGATTTTATCGCAGTATCAAGTTTCTCTAGTGAATAAACGTCCCGTGCGTCCTGTACGCCGTGGTTTAACTTTAGCAGCACCAGCCAGAATGCGAATGATAGCAACACCACAGGTTAGTCAGTGA
- a CDS encoding metal-binding protein, translating into MPSGRTHDRITLWALPMVAGVSFWQTRSGNVTLLVAGGFMFGGLMFGPDLDIYSRQYQRWGVLRWIWLPYQKSLRHRSFLSHGPIIGTTLRVVYLSSLLAVVAMVMVAVAEKLWNVTVTWQDLEGTVGRSLSSYATECFALFLGLELGAMSHSLSDWGGSAYKRFRKQGVRGILPRSKIKKRKVISRSTGARKNQRR; encoded by the coding sequence ATGCCCTCTGGTCGAACGCACGATCGCATTACTTTATGGGCGTTGCCAATGGTGGCGGGTGTGTCCTTTTGGCAGACTCGCTCTGGCAATGTAACTTTGTTGGTGGCTGGTGGGTTTATGTTTGGTGGGTTGATGTTCGGCCCTGATTTAGATATATACTCCCGTCAATATCAACGCTGGGGTGTTTTACGCTGGATTTGGCTACCTTACCAAAAAAGTCTCCGGCATCGTTCTTTTTTATCCCACGGGCCAATTATTGGTACGACGCTGCGGGTGGTTTATCTCAGTAGTTTGCTGGCTGTCGTGGCAATGGTGATGGTGGCTGTAGCTGAGAAGTTATGGAATGTGACCGTTACGTGGCAGGATTTAGAGGGAACTGTGGGGCGATCGCTATCTAGTTATGCTACAGAATGTTTTGCCCTATTTCTGGGTTTAGAATTGGGTGCAATGAGTCATTCTCTCAGCGATTGGGGTGGTTCGGCTTACAAGCGGTTTCGTAAGCAGGGGGTTCGGGGAATACTTCCTAGGAGCAAGATTAAGAAACGTAAAGTTATTAGTCGTTCTACGGGAGCGAGGAAAAATCAAAGGAGGTAA
- the mazG gene encoding nucleoside triphosphate pyrophosphohydrolase has protein sequence MELNQNQAGTLAALQELIEVVAKLRSPDGGCPWDLAQTPETLTPYVIEEAYEVVDAIKNGTQTEVAEELGDLLLQVVLQAQIASESGQFSLQEVAQGIAQKLIRRHPHVFGDVSVQSVDAVRQNWEQIKAAEKGESSPDSQKLSTKLSRYGRTLPPLTAAMKISQKAAAVGFEWENIDGVWAKFYEELEEFQQAVAEETPERQQAELGDLLFAVIQLARWHNLDPSEGLQGTNQRFIQRLQKMEAVVNRPLSDYSLDELETLWQQAKAQLAKE, from the coding sequence ATGGAATTAAATCAAAATCAGGCTGGGACTTTGGCGGCTTTGCAGGAGTTAATTGAGGTGGTGGCGAAATTGCGATCGCCTGATGGGGGTTGTCCTTGGGATTTGGCACAGACTCCTGAAACGCTTACACCTTATGTGATTGAGGAAGCTTATGAGGTGGTAGATGCGATTAAGAATGGGACGCAGACAGAAGTTGCGGAAGAATTAGGGGATTTGCTTTTGCAGGTGGTGTTACAGGCGCAAATAGCTAGTGAATCGGGTCAGTTTTCTCTGCAAGAGGTAGCCCAAGGTATTGCCCAAAAGTTGATTCGTCGTCATCCTCATGTTTTTGGTGATGTGTCGGTGCAAAGTGTGGATGCGGTGCGGCAAAACTGGGAACAAATTAAGGCGGCGGAGAAAGGTGAATCATCGCCCGATAGTCAAAAACTCAGTACCAAACTCAGCCGCTATGGGCGGACTCTTCCTCCACTCACCGCAGCGATGAAGATTTCCCAAAAGGCGGCGGCGGTTGGGTTTGAGTGGGAAAATATTGATGGGGTGTGGGCAAAGTTTTATGAGGAGTTAGAGGAGTTTCAACAGGCTGTCGCGGAGGAAACACCGGAACGCCAACAAGCAGAGTTAGGTGACTTACTGTTTGCAGTGATTCAGTTAGCCCGTTGGCATAATCTTGACCCCAGTGAAGGTTTACAAGGCACAAATCAGCGATTTATCCAGCGTTTACAAAAAATGGAGGCAGTAGTTAACCGCCCCCTCTCTGATTACAGTTTGGATGAGTTAGAAACTCTTTGGCAGCAGGCAAAAGCCCAACTTGCTAAGGAGTGA
- the msrA gene encoding peptide-methionine (S)-S-oxide reductase MsrA, whose product MALFGFGKKLVIPTPEKALPGRTQTMPVPAHHYVNNNPLKPPFPEGMEQAVFGLGCFWGAERKFWQKEGVYTTAVGYAAGFTPNPTYEEVCSGLTGHNEVVFVVFDPKVISYAQLLKVFWESHNPTQGMRQGNDVGTQYRSGIYVYSAAQRQLAEASRDAYQTALSPAGYGEITTEILDAPEFYYAEGYHQQYLAKNPNGYCGLGGTNVSCPIGVLESPVNG is encoded by the coding sequence ATGGCATTATTTGGATTTGGCAAAAAGCTGGTTATCCCTACTCCTGAGAAAGCTTTACCAGGAAGAACACAAACCATGCCCGTACCTGCCCATCACTACGTCAACAACAACCCACTCAAACCTCCCTTCCCTGAAGGAATGGAACAAGCAGTATTTGGTTTGGGTTGTTTTTGGGGTGCAGAACGGAAGTTTTGGCAAAAAGAGGGAGTTTATACAACAGCTGTAGGTTACGCTGCTGGCTTCACACCTAACCCCACCTATGAAGAAGTATGTTCTGGTTTGACTGGACACAACGAAGTCGTATTTGTTGTGTTTGATCCCAAAGTGATTAGTTATGCCCAATTACTCAAAGTTTTTTGGGAAAGTCATAACCCCACCCAAGGAATGCGCCAAGGTAATGACGTTGGCACTCAGTACCGTTCAGGAATTTATGTTTATTCCGCAGCCCAAAGACAGCTAGCCGAAGCCTCACGAGATGCCTATCAAACAGCCCTTAGCCCTGCCGGATATGGAGAAATTACTACAGAAATTCTTGATGCCCCTGAATTTTACTATGCAGAAGGCTATCATCAGCAGTACCTAGCTAAAAACCCTAATGGGTATTGCGGTTTAGGTGGGACAAATGTTTCTTGTCCTATAGGTGTCTTAGAATCTCCAGTGAATGGGTAG
- a CDS encoding recombinase family protein has product MVSHSIWIVGNSRTGKTSRLVEQFGSWLQNEKEMYKLFYAKKAKLEARTYTLPSSLMQQAKPGVLVLSANDDNRRELGDKIVTNTQGKYPVRVRTPLGFFQDDVILFWPLLIQLLNLKAQFPVRLRPETEQELATKLWRTELNEEILRSAGVNEYRLVRRILDLMQLAAYSGTACEDIAGILQTGLEENNVNLEPEFMANLLLDWRNWCLERGLLTYGIITELYTQYLLTNENYQQHLANRYQAVLADDVDEYPGVVRDLLELLLEQGAVGAFSYNPDGGVRLGLGADPDYMSGLAGRCQVENLPGLAVDSLANRLAMPMVESLSTPMVLSDLPTVVQSIQMTSRSQLLRQTAEVIGNAIKSGQVAAEEVAIIAPGLDAIARYTLVEILTKQNIPVESLNDQRPLISSPVIRALLTMLALVYPGLGRLVDRDAVAEMLVILSTKPEPSEIPSPLPTPYSPLSTKIDPVRAGLLADYCFVPHPEHPNLLPVTAFERWDRIGYAASTAYTEILQWLEQQRSQEELRLIPSPISLLDRAIQRFLWNGSNLPYEQLAALRELLETAQHYWEIETRLKQTTPNTLDGMNRVSNSAIAEFIQLLRRGTITANPYPLRSLGKTRKAITLATIFQYRASRRFHRWHFWLDAGSPLWAKGGAATLFGAPFFLRNRLGQPWTAEDEKLAEEARLQRILNDLLSRVSERIYLCHSDLAVNGQEQLGPLLPLVHASVPLGVMSDEC; this is encoded by the coding sequence GTGGTTTCTCATTCTATTTGGATTGTTGGTAATAGCCGTACTGGTAAGACTAGCCGATTGGTAGAGCAATTTGGGAGTTGGCTACAAAATGAAAAAGAAATGTATAAATTATTTTATGCCAAAAAAGCAAAATTAGAAGCCAGAACTTACACGCTTCCATCTTCATTGATGCAGCAGGCAAAACCAGGAGTTTTGGTTTTGTCTGCCAATGATGATAATCGCCGAGAATTGGGTGATAAAATTGTTACTAATACTCAAGGAAAATATCCAGTTCGTGTCAGAACTCCATTAGGTTTTTTTCAAGATGATGTCATCTTATTTTGGCCATTACTGATTCAATTATTGAATCTAAAGGCACAATTTCCTGTAAGATTGCGCCCAGAAACTGAGCAAGAACTAGCAACCAAACTCTGGAGAACAGAGTTAAATGAAGAAATATTAAGGAGTGCGGGAGTAAATGAGTACCGCTTAGTGAGACGTATTTTAGATTTAATGCAATTAGCTGCTTATAGTGGGACAGCTTGCGAGGATATTGCTGGGATTTTGCAAACAGGTTTAGAGGAAAATAACGTCAATCTAGAGCCAGAATTTATGGCAAATTTACTGTTAGATTGGCGTAATTGGTGTTTAGAGAGAGGATTACTCACCTATGGGATTATTACTGAACTCTACACTCAGTATTTATTAACTAACGAGAATTACCAACAACACTTAGCTAACCGTTATCAGGCTGTTTTAGCAGATGATGTGGATGAATATCCTGGTGTGGTGCGTGATTTGTTGGAGTTGCTATTAGAACAGGGAGCAGTAGGTGCGTTTAGTTACAATCCTGATGGTGGGGTGAGATTGGGTTTGGGGGCAGATCCTGATTATATGTCAGGGTTGGCGGGGCGTTGTCAAGTGGAAAATTTGCCGGGACTTGCTGTTGACTCTCTAGCCAATAGACTAGCTATGCCAATGGTGGAATCACTTAGTACACCAATGGTATTGTCAGATTTACCAACAGTAGTGCAGTCCATCCAAATGACTTCTCGTTCACAACTATTACGACAAACAGCAGAAGTAATTGGTAATGCGATTAAGTCTGGACAAGTAGCAGCCGAAGAAGTAGCTATTATTGCCCCTGGTTTAGATGCGATCGCTCGTTATACCCTAGTAGAAATCCTCACCAAGCAAAATATCCCCGTCGAGTCACTCAATGACCAACGTCCCCTAATTAGTTCACCAGTGATTCGGGCATTACTCACCATGCTAGCCCTAGTCTACCCCGGTCTGGGACGATTGGTAGACCGGGATGCTGTAGCCGAAATGCTAGTTATCTTGAGTACAAAACCAGAACCCTCAGAAATCCCTTCCCCATTACCTACTCCCTACTCCCCACTCTCAACAAAAATTGACCCAGTACGGGCAGGATTACTGGCAGATTACTGCTTTGTCCCTCATCCAGAACACCCCAACTTGTTACCAGTTACAGCCTTCGAGCGTTGGGATCGCATTGGCTACGCTGCCTCTACAGCCTATACTGAGATTTTACAGTGGTTAGAACAACAGCGATCGCAAGAAGAATTACGTTTAATCCCCAGCCCCATTTCCCTTTTAGACAGGGCAATTCAACGCTTTTTGTGGAATGGTAGTAACCTCCCCTACGAACAACTAGCAGCACTACGAGAACTACTAGAAACTGCCCAACACTATTGGGAAATTGAGACAAGATTAAAACAAACAACACCAAACACTCTAGACGGGATGAATCGTGTCTCTAATAGTGCGATCGCCGAATTCATTCAACTACTGCGGCGGGGGACAATTACCGCCAACCCATACCCCCTACGTTCTCTTGGCAAAACCAGGAAGGCTATCACCTTAGCAACCATCTTCCAATACCGTGCTAGTAGAAGATTTCACCGTTGGCATTTTTGGTTGGATGCTGGTTCACCGTTATGGGCAAAAGGTGGGGCTGCTACCTTATTTGGTGCGCCTTTTTTCTTACGAAATAGGCTAGGACAGCCTTGGACAGCAGAAGATGAAAAGCTAGCAGAAGAAGCAAGATTACAACGGATTTTGAATGATTTGCTATCCCGTGTATCTGAAAGAATTTATTTGTGTCATAGCGATTTAGCCGTAAATGGACAAGAACAACTAGGGCCATTGTTACCATTAGTTCATGCTTCTGTACCCCTTGGAGTGATGAGTGATGAGTGCTGA